In Lytechinus variegatus isolate NC3 chromosome 13, Lvar_3.0, whole genome shotgun sequence, the DNA window agttctacttgtcaaCTTAGGTGATGCATATACAGTCATTCACCttaaaataatcttttaaaaatacttgcTATACCTTTTTGATAAACACCGGCTTGTTTTTGTTCGTAGATCCATTTGTATCTGGTTCGGAAATACGTTAatcttttaaaatcaatatcgaGGGGAAATGAGAATGTTTTGGATCGAGTGCGCAAAGATAAAAGGTCAGTAAGACCATTGATTGATGATATTTATCTCAATATTACCTTTCTACTTGAAGGGCCGCCAACGGGAAGAGGACCTTAAAGACCATTAAAAAATACCGAGAAACGATGTCTTAGCTTCAGTTTTTGCTTAAAGCGAGATAAGGCAGTTTTTGCACTTTGACGCAGAACACTTTCAAtaacatggaaaatacattgTCAAATATTCTGCATGACTATGAGCAACCAAgtagtctttgtcgaaaactgGTGGAGAGCTATTGTGTATACTGGAGACGGGACAAAcgacattttttttgtcagttcCGAAACATGGGATGAAAGGTTGTTCCGGTTCAACAATTTATGACAAAAAACTCCCAGTTGATCATTATGTCCTTGAAATTCGTTTTGCGTTAAGGTGTAAAAACTAGCTGTTACAACTTAAAAGCGTTTTTTTTCTACATGATTTTCTATGGACGGTTTCGACGTCCTGTAGTCGTTGGCACCAATACTGTCGAGATATGCGACGCGCTCTGTTGACCAAAATAATGCAATGCGCATGTGTAACATACAAACCCCATGTCATATCAGCTTTTGCATCGCAAATCAAAAGCTACCAAGTGATATCGTTGTCATTTGTGGAAGtagaatgaaaaattatataagaTCATCTTATTTTCTCTGACCCGATACACATCACAAACAAATCTAAAGCAAACTTTATCAAGACACGACAGACGCATATGAGACATACTtgcttttattcaaaccatACAGCGTATAGACACATTGTCAgattatcatgaaataaatatcaagaaTACTATATacatttaggaaatatatgCCGTTATAGACGTTTTATAGGCACCATTATAATATAGCCTTTAGTTACAATATCATCGCCTTAACACTTTGTTGCAGAgcataatgaatgaatattatCGTTTAGACATTACTTTTGCATAACTATTCAAGTAGTATGCTACCGGTGATTAACAAATGATAATAGATATGTCAATAATAAGAACAAGCTTGATATAGTGACAtcattgaaataagaaaatatttcgTTTCAAAACATTCCTACTAATTTTATGATATTAGAATGTTACCGCCATATTCTTTTATTAGCCTCGTATGTGTAATTAGACTTAAGTAACATTTGAGGGGTTCCTTAATGCATTCTTAAACACTATTCACTGTTTTATGTCTTGAGCTCTTGCAAATAACACACCCCAACATAAACACACGCACActcacacaccctcacacacacacacaactcACCCCTATCCTAGTCTGCAGGCAGAGACCCTGATTGGAATTTTGATCCACAAGtatgcctccacgcaaagactggcatatacaaaacttgctgtagCTGCACATCCAGACCCTTCAGTGGAGTGAatggtttgcacagcagactacccCTATCCTGTCACAGACCCACACGCACACACTCACCAAATCTGTATTATGATTTAAAACTGACTTTATTTTGTCAGAAAAACGGAAATTATAATATTCATACCGAAAATGTATATTTCTCAACCTCTTCCTCCCTTAATTATCATTGCTTATCACTTGGAAAGTTATTATCTATGCCCCCGCCCCTGTAATTACCTACACCTCTCCGGAACATGCATCTCCctcttttgtttttacttcCATTGGCGAATACTACACCTGTCCGACCACTCTGAGGAGTATGGACCTAGTTCTTCCTATATTCACTGTCAAAACTCTTCTCTTGGGACCATGGTCATTCTAAGTAGGTTAATGGACCTCGTTACGTTAAAGCTTTTCATCCCGGACATCCCCAGTGTCAACGTGTACGGTAACCTTACTCTTACTCATTAATCTCGCTATTACAGTAATAGCAGGTTAATACCTTCCTGTCTAGGGTGTCAAGAATCGACTTTTTGTATCGTGTTTTTAGggtatagtccaggataggccccataggaaattgaccaaaccttgtttttttatatatacgatattttttgatggtttcttgtcaattcgagggtgctgattacgaatctgaatgatgccactcgtgtaaccttgagcattttccgcaaattggcaaaatccaatatggccgccaaaatatgcaaattactcatgaaattcataaaattgtccgcacattggctgtgaaatgcgtgaaattgtgtggcaggagtgaaatacaatcttaaaaaataatttttgacaaaatatttatcttcctgatattcaaaatggccgccataggccattgtatacactatcatgtacaatatgaatagggaaaactaattttcacaaaaatgagcactaaattgcaaaaatcgcgatgtatgaacgaagtaatatatgcaaatcatcattactaatgagatatattacttattatgtcaaatatgggaacattgctgtatttcgatatctaaaatagccgccactggcccaaagagtattatgtacaatggcaatggccggggccaaaaaaatgagaagattgagcattaaaatgcatattactaagataaacgagtggaatactgactaaaaacatagttgtaaatatgccatttatgtggtaaatgctgtattttgaaattcaaaatggccgccatagcccctatcttcatcatgtacaatgcgaatagagaaactaattttcacacgagtaagaaacataaaatgcatgtaattgtgatctatgagtaaaatattgtctgacaacatgttttatagcaagacatatcatttcttttgtcatgcatgagataaatactgtattatgaaattcaaaatggcccctataggccctaacaatattatctacaatgtgaattgggacatataattttgtacgaatttggatttgcttgactatgacatccatataatcctgttgtatgagtaaaacgttgtttgaaaacatttttttaatcatcgcatttcttctttcatataagtaataaatactgtattttgacattcaaaataacctctacaagccctaactaaattatgtaacatgcgaacagggaaactaattttcacaagagtaaaaatcataaaatgcatataactgtgatgtatgggtaaagatattgtcttacattatttctaactaaatacatcacatatgggtcgtggacatggtggaggtaataaatggtgtactttgaaatccaaaatggctgccataggtcctaaaagtattgtgtacattgtaacatgggacatataattttgacagaatttggctttgcttgactctaaatattgcatataattgtgaattgtgatgtaaaggtgaataattgtctaaaaccatggtttctaactagatatatcataatgttgtgtaattaaggtgataaatgctgcacttttaaattgaaaatggccaccataggcacttatcgtatattatatatattttgggtggagacaaatcatgttcacaaaaagggcatatggcagccattttgaatgtttaaatacagtatttatcacctaaattacataagatatgatatattttgttataaataatgttttcagacaacgttccactcatacatcaccatttgaccaagcaaagccaaattctgttcaaatgatttgttcccattcatattgtgtataataccgtaagggactgtagcggccattttaacttaaaaataaccgtatttatcacctaactagcagaataaatgatatatcttaatagaaattatgctttcagacaatattttactcatagatcactattacgtgcatttatggtgctcactcctgtgaatattggtttcccactttgcattgtacataatacggttaatgtcgatggcggccattttgaaagtcgaaatacaatatttaacacaaacttaaaacctgaatgatatatttcgtaagaaaataagtttttagacagtatccaattaatatatgcattttagcgctcactcttgtgatttcttttctcccatttcacatttctgtataatacttttagggcctttggcagccattttgaatatcagaatacatcattcaccacatacatggcatattagtaatatattccgttaataattatgtttatagtcagtattccaactgtttaatcttcataataagcattttagtgatcactcttgagaattttttggcccccattgccattgtacgcaatactgtttgggccagtggcggctattttagatatcaaaatactgcaattttcccatatatgacattacaaatgctatatctcgttagtaatggtgatttgcatatattacttcgttcatacatcgcgattttttgcagtttagtgctcatttttgtgaaaattagttttccctattcatattgtacatgatagtgtatacaatggcctatggcggccattttgaatatcaggaaaatatttttttgtcaaaaattattttttaagattgtatttcactcctgccacacaatttcacgcatttcacagccaatgtgcggacaattttatgattttcatgggtaatttgcatattttggcggccatattggattttgccaatttgcggaaaatgctcaaggttacacgagtggcatcattcagattcgtaatcagcaccctcgaattgacaagaaaccatcaaaaaatattgtatatataaaaaaacaaggttatgcctcttctatcctggactagtaAGCGTGATGCGACATTCGATCGGGGTACGTGTTTGTTTCGTCGCGATAAATCTTTAACGCAGCTACATGATATGGGGGAAACAACCGGCGCCGTTTTGTTTGGTTATATCGCAGGTGTTTCAGAGTTCATCAAGCTACCCAGTAAGAATAGTGTTACACTACTTGTACAAAGTTTATTAAACCTTGTTCGCTCAAATGAACGTACGGATGCCTTTTTAAGAGTTTATGAAGTGTTTAAACAAACGCTTTTTAAGAGTTaaagccgtggtgtagtggttctgactctcgccttgtaaacagagggtcgtgtgttcgaatcccaccgcggtctagcgtcctttggcaaggcgttaatccacacttttccactctcgacccaggtgctaaatgggtacccggtagcatgcgaaagatattgaatgtttgattttgccagcgccgtaatgtggctgcgatgaatgcaaggaatgctccccagggagtggaaattgtgcacgtttcgtgcttgattgaaatgaatccaatgaccggggtaataatatgctgtaacgcgctttgggccattctgggaaaagcgctttataaaaattggctattattattattattattataaacaatAAAGTTAAACTAATAagcaatatatattatatattaacgATAATCAAGAGTGTTGtttaaatcttaaaaacttCATTCAAACTTTAATCAGCATCCAGTCAATTCATATAGTAAAATGGTTTGAATGATgcgttctttctttttttttacatcttaacCCAATATAATAATCATGGATTTCTAGAGAAGTGAAACCATAACTATAGTACGTCAACGCCTTTATAACTAATATCTTTAGTTAAATTCATAAGACAACATAATAACGAATAACAAAGATAAAGCAAATGAAATGCCTTTGACTCCAGTGGGCACAAATATTCCATCAAAATACTATTCATAGTAAGATAAGTTAATGGTTCCCATTAAGAGAGATTTAAATATATTGTGAGCATCGAATTTCTATACTCCATTTTATACAATTAATTAACATTAGAGGACTGAAAGTTAATATCAGAAAATTGTGTATGAGACAACTAAAAATACAAGCTGCATTATATGTAAACCGACTGCCAGGAGGATGATAATTTAGATAATAAACATTGATCGGTGCAAGCCCtgtaaaagaaatgtaaaaaccCCGTTtaaaaattttaagcactttgtttaAACACGCCACTCTAACAATTTGTTACAATTTTTAAAgaatcatttacatttttaaaagatttgacgaaaaaattaaacaatagtTGCTAGAGTACAGAAAGTAAACAAAGCGcttaatattttaaacaatgtttttacagtgtgaaagATGTTCATTGGCAAGTcgattaaacaaaatgattgCACTTGTCTTCTTGATCTTTCGAGTTGTTCCCAAAAGCTCTCTTTCAGCACCAGAACTCAGTAaaagaaatgtttgtgttgGATTGCTATTGTTAAAGAAGACACGTGATTGGTTTCATGGCAGTGCTATGAGCAAAATGTGCATGCAACAACGAACCGAATTGGTCATTGCAATTTTGAAAGCTTTGTATTATGCCGCCTAGAGAACATGGCGATATACCTCAATGactaatttctttttaaattgctCGTCTTATCGACCAGTCAATTTTGGAGAATTCATGAAGTTATTTgaatataataacaattatcagacaaaaatatttctCAAAGTCATGTCGTAGATTGTAATACATCAAAGAAAAAAGCAAATTGGTACCGTGCATTTAAGATTATGAAGTTAACAACGAAAATGAATGGACGAAAGCAATCTCAAGAATTTGAATACGTCCATTTATACATTTGTGTATCTATAAGACAAATATGATAAATGACCACTTTACAAATTAAATGGGCACAACAAGTTTTAGTGATCACAGGGTTTTTAACCAAAGATTGCACATGTAAAATCAGTTGTGAGAATTTATCGCATTTCAGTGCATTTAGAATTAGGCTTTATCACGCGCAAAAAAAAGCAGCAATGGCTTATAGACTTTTCGCGTGCACAAAGAACTACTTTTCTGAGGATGCATGGTATTGTCAACATCTTGACCACTAGTTTTAAAATATCGGTCAAAATGCCCATGACATATTAAGAGAATTTCTTGATCATAAATAGGGCCTACATGCAGTCTTCACGGCCTGATGTTGAACTGTTATCTTACTATAACAGATCTAGTATTTTGAGTCCTTTCCCCATCTGCAACTCTTTGCTGCACCGTTGGAACCGGCTCAGCTCGCGTTGTGTTTCCGCTCCCTTCCTGCTTCTTGAAGCAGAGCGGGAACGCCTTCTTGAAATACCGCCGGAAGTTCTCTCCCATGAAAGCGTAGACAAAGGGATTCACGCAGGAATTGGCGTAGGACAGCGTATGGGCGAACACCTTGAAGAAATACGTTGCATTGTTCTTCGGGAATGTCCGGTCTAATCGAAACCACGTGGTGAAAATGTACAGGGGTAGCCAGCAGAGCGCGAAGAGTAACACGACCACCATGATCATCCGGGTTATCTTGCGTTTCTGCTGCAGCGCCATCACCGCCTGAGCGTTGTTAGTCTGCTCGCCAGGTGAGACGCGTTGCCATAGTTTCCTCAGCATGATGCTGTAGCAGACGCATATGATGATGAGAGGCACGACGTAGAGAGCGACCATGCCGTAGATGGCGTAGCCGGGGTAGAAGATCTCGGGGCGGGGCCACATTTCGATACAAACAAGGGTGTCACCAAACTTTGTGACGTCAAAATAGATTGCGGTAGGCACGGCTGCACACACGGAACCTTTACACAAAAGACAgaggaataaaataaatgtaatataaCGGTCGATTCTTGGAAGATAGTCAACATTAGTTAAATCATAAAGGTCGAATGGAGAGAAAGTATAAAGGAATAACAAAGAGAGGATAGTGATATGACGAGGGGAATATGTATCCATACCTTGCTAAGGTAAAGTGGTTTGAGTATTCATGCTTATGAATGTTGGATATAAATGTGTGTTTCAGTAAGTGTGCGTGTTTCCAGGTATCCGATAGTGAGGGCGTGTGAGTGTGCTCGCGTGTGTGGTAGTCATCGTGtgtagaaaaaaatgtgtttgtgCATGCATGGGTGCATGTAGATGTATCGGGgttggtgtgtttgtgtgtacgCGTCAGGATGTGCTTGAATGTATATGAATTTCTATGACGAGCTATCTTCTATCTACTGAAGATGTGAAGTCATTGGCGGTTTCAATTCACCTTAAGATAAGTAGGTGACCTCCAAATAAGAAAGGGGCCGCGAAAACGGGGGTGGGGGCCGGTTCGGTACCCCAACACTTTTTTTCCCAAAACAACAGAAAACGTagaaatgaccatctgattgtgattttttttggaatGGTCATCCCCCTTTCAAAATCGTTCCGCAGCCCCCTGCAAGATGTGCTCCGAAAAAGTCTCGTTACCTGTATAGTTCTTAAGTAAggaattctcttttttgtcacatcatgggcactgacgaagtgtgtgactttacctttcatttttgagagctatgctccttttaaaatctgcGATTTTATTTCCACGGCATTTACTAAACCTTTTGTGATTACTCATAGACATATGAAATGACATAATATGGCGTTCAAATTAGAATGCTAAATATGGAAATATTTGGAGACGATTTTCTTTCTTCTGATTAAAGTTGTGATACATACAGGTAACAATGTTGAAAATGTATGATTATGTAtcgttgaaaatatttttttctgtctcaTGAGGGTATGGGATCTCTAAGGAAATAggtgaaaaacaaaaacaaaattcaagCAACCTGTACAATATTTAAGTCCCTTGTGATAAATCATCAAATTAAGGTATGAGACACATTTCATATACTACCTTGTCGACCAGTCTGTGGATAGGTGTACCCTTTAATCGCCCTTTCCTAACAGCTGTGTTCCCCTCCATATTCCCTATATGATGCTATACAACCATTGCCCTGCTTTACGACCTCTAGATCAGCCCACCATTAAACTTGTATCTCCACTGGAGCAGGACCGAGGCAACATCGCTCTTATCATTGCATGTTCCCTCCTACTCGTATGTGTCCGGTCAAAATCCAATATCTGGTCGAGGCCTTTACTGGCCCCACGCCTTACGTATCTGAATACACACTGGCCTAGATTAGGGAAAGAAAACGAGGGTATGTTTACAATAGGGCACTTGAAATGACGGTTCATGGCGAAAGCGAGAAAGTAGGTGATTCCAAATTCACCACGAAAATACTTTGAAAGAGCGCAATTATTGAGGGCAAATCTGATGAGGTATGAGTGGAACGCCCCTGAAGGCATACTGAAGAGTGTTGAACGATTCTGAAGGTGAACGTGAAGAAATGTAAAAATCCGTGCGCTCAAAGACAGGAAGATCAGATCAAAATTTAGGCTTAAAATCCCACAATTAACACATAGGCCTAGTGTCAAATTTTAACCAGCATgacgttttgggggggggggggttcttgaAGGTAATTATGAATAGAATTTGCagtatttgaatgaaatttaaatgaaatatattcttaGGTCTTGACTGACCTGTTTCCTGTAATCATAAAAGaaactctctttctcttcctatAGATTTACCTATTCGTAGTCATACTTATATTCTGTGTTAAATCACAATTCTTATTATGGCCAAAAAATAAACGCTTTCAAACAAACaaggtaaaaaaattattttcatggtGAACATTTCAAACTTCATGGCATCAAATTTGCTTTCACTTGCGGTCTAGGAAAATTAGGACCAATCAATAAaacttttgtattaaaaaacaaaaataaaaggaaaacacGCAGATATGAAGAATGAAAAGTTATACTGAAATCATATCTGCAGACATGTCAGATCTCGCCATTTTGTAAAGTGCAGCCACTTTTACTTAACCACTACGCTGAGCGGTATCAGTCGTATCAGTGATTTGGGGTGAGGATTTGGAATTCGTATCAGCATCGACAGTCGAAACTTCGATACCCAATTGTACATCGCCTTCTCCGGAGATACGAGAGTCAAATAAACTGAGTGGTTGACAATGTTTGATTAATATTTCTCATACGGCTCCAGGTTCTTCCCCACCACCTTCCATTTCATCCGAGTATCACTCTCTATTCTCGACTATgttctatatttcattttccctaAAGAAAAACAAGGGTCTAAACAAGAGAAAACAAATAGCAGGAACAATATAATGATCTGGACAAGGGCACGTTTCCCCGAAAAAGAATTTATCATATTGTAATCAAAGGCTacttaaaatgataatgatgacgagcATGGAGAGGAAACTCGATAGCAGATCGGGCATGGATtgattgacccccccccaaaaagaaaaaaagagcgGGAGAGAAGATCAAGcgttttttaaaaaagggtaACGAAGACATACTCTCTCCCATTTGGTGGAGGCGAACACGATTTTACGTGATGGGCACACGGAATAggataaaagaagaaaataaaaatgcacaaatGTCTATGTTATGCAactgtaatatatatttttttcatcaaagctTAAAATTCACATAACGGCAGCCCCCCCCTTCACCTAACAAAAAATTAATAGACAAAAgtacaaacaaatacaaaaaataataaatatgttAAACCAATGATTAAATAACCACAAAACATATCAATCTACTCGTCAAGGTAATCAAAATCGTCCATTATTGGGATTATTGTTATTTGCAACCCCCTTTGAAATTATGGcttttgatttaaaatgatgAATAGTACAGTACAGCCAGACGTACGGGATCGACTCCAGACTGACCGATTGTATGGTAATTGTAACGTTATAGTTCTGGTTGGCCTGGATCCAATATTACCGGTGTGGCTTGGGCATTACACATAACATGATTGTGGCGAGAAAGAGTTGTATGCATCGGTTACGATTCGACCTCGAAGTGAGTAGCAAGTGTAGGATCTAGGGATTCGGGACAATCGatcaataacatgaataaaaaagataaaagaaataaaaaaaagaaaagagaggatgAACGATACCACAGGAGCGAACAAGCATGCGAATCCGTGGAATAACACTCTGTTACAAAGAAACCACACTTATCCATATTTATATTGATGTTTTAAAGGCCAATTCCGAAAGATTCCAAGCTTATGTATTCTAAGAATATGTTAGGACTTATGGTTTATTCAAGCGATTTTCTGTTGTTGAAAGTTATCTCAAGTGGCTGTACTtgcaatgataattatattgattgATCAAATAACGCAAACtcttatatttatttatctttgttttaacatttattttcgATAACTTCGCTCTTTCATTTTCTAGATTTGTTAGGATCCTCGTTGTAGGTATATCCTTGTTGCCACCGGCCAGCATAGATCAAATTTCACACCAAACATACATTGTTGATCAGAGCTGATTTACAGTCGCTTCGCTTCCATGGTTTATCGGGTTGGGATGGTGTGATAGCGACTATAATCTACGCTCTTTAAATCTACAAATTAACCTTTTGGGCGTATTGGTAACAACGTGATGAATTGTTAGATTTGTCCTGCTGTAAAACTGAATTGCATCCATggatctttctttattttcaagacCCCCACCATCCatacataggcggcggaagcgggggggggggggggacgggggagacgtgtcccc includes these proteins:
- the LOC121425895 gene encoding G-protein coupled receptor 54-like; translation: MATIDKNTSIAPMITAFTSGNQLSVENWLVPAIFFLITLIGVVGNFLVIYVIVRHGKMKTVTNYYIVNLAITDVSFLLCCAPFTAIVYAIPTWVFGRFMCKFVFFMMQVTAQATCLTLTAMSVDRYRAIVRPLQSLKTRTTRAAVIINVCIWAGSVCAAVPTAIYFDVTKFGDTLVCIEMWPRPEIFYPGYAIYGMVALYVVPLIIICVCYSIMLRKLWQRVSPGEQTNNAQAVMALQQKRKITRMIMVVVLLFALCWLPLYIFTTWFRLDRTFPKNNATYFFKVFAHTLSYANSCVNPFVYAFMGENFRRYFKKAFPLCFKKQEGSGNTTRAEPVPTVQQRVADGERTQNTRSVIVR